The nucleotide sequence CTTCTCGGTGGAGCTCGCCCGCGCCGTGTGCGAGCGCCTCGCGATCACCTGCACGGTGCAGGCGCGCCGCTTCGACACGCTGCTCGACGCCCTGAACGAGCGGCAGGGCGACGTGGTGGCGGCGGCGATCCCGCTGACCCCGACGCTCCGGGAAAAGTTCCTGGCGACGCGGCCCTATTTCCGCTGGCCCGCCCGCTTCGCCGCCCGCACGGGCGCGCCCCTGCCGCCGCCCTCACCCGAGGGGCTCGCGGGCCGGAGCGTGGGCGTGATCGCGGGCAGCGCCCACGCGGCCTATCTCCGGGCCTTCTTCCCGAAGGCGCAGGTGAAGGACTTCACCGACCTCGCCGCCGCCGAGGGCGCGCTGAAGCGGGGCGAGACCGAGTACCTGTTCGCGGACGGGGTCAACCTAGCCCTCTGGCTCGGTGGCCAGGAAGCGGCCGGGTGCTGCGCCTTCACGGGCGGCGACTACCTGGAGAACCGTTATTTCGGGGAAGGGATCGGCCTCGTCACCCGCCAGGAGGACGCGGCGCTGTCCCGCGCCCTCGACGACGCGCTCCAGCGCCTGTGGGACGACGGCAAGTACGCGGAGCTGTACCTGCGCTTCTTCCCGGTCAGCCCGTTCTGATGAAGGCAGAAATCCCCTAACCTGCGCAACGAGCGGCTGGAGGCGAACGGGAATCGGTCATGGCACCCACGAGCCGACTTGCGGAGATCCTCGCAGCGCGGAGCGGCGTCGGCGGGCGGAGATCCTGAGCGCCCGCTGCCTCGCGGCCCTCGGCGCGCTCGGTCAGCGCGCCTCCGTGATCGGCTCGCTCGCGACGGGCCGCTTCCGCCTGCACTCGGACATCGAGATCCTGGTCGAGAGTCCGGTCGGTCCGGCCGAGCGGGCGGAGGTGGAGCGCGCGCTGGCAAGCATCCTGCGGGGCACCGGCATCCCTTACGATCTGATCTTCGCCTGCGATCTCACGCAGGAGCAGCGGGAGGCTTTCGAGCATGATCGCGTCATCGCATCCCGCCTTCGCGAAGCTCGGACCGAAGCTTGAGCGTGCCGCGCGCGAGTTCCGGAACCTCGATACCTTTCCGGCGCAGTACGATGCGTTGCCGCCGGAGGCGGTCAACGCCTGGGGCCGCATGACGGCGACCGCCGGGGCCGTCCATAACGTCTACAACGGCATTGAGGACACGCTGC is from Methylobacterium radiodurans and encodes:
- a CDS encoding transporter substrate-binding domain-containing protein, which translates into the protein MMARFRLILAAILICASGTQQIRAEPTSSEVVKIPNFWNPRARGERVEAPQTGRPVRFLTDDEFPPLHFAGPDGAPTGFSVELARAVCERLAITCTVQARRFDTLLDALNERQGDVVAAAIPLTPTLREKFLATRPYFRWPARFAARTGAPLPPPSPEGLAGRSVGVIAGSAHAAYLRAFFPKAQVKDFTDLAAAEGALKRGETEYLFADGVNLALWLGGQEAAGCCAFTGGDYLENRYFGEGIGLVTRQEDAALSRALDDALQRLWDDGKYAELYLRFFPVSPF
- a CDS encoding nucleotidyltransferase domain-containing protein; protein product: MIGSLATGRFRLHSDIEILVESPVGPAERAEVERALASILRGTGIPYDLIFACDLTQEQREAFEHDRVIASRLREARTEA